In Streptomyces sp. NBC_00306, a single genomic region encodes these proteins:
- the sodX gene encoding nickel-type superoxide dismutase maturation protease: MSEQGREPRAPFGVAEVTGPSMYPTLRHGDQLLVHYGAEVKPGDIAVLRHPLQQDLLIVKRLVEWREDGWWVLGDNPGAEGDSRVFGSVPHELLLGRVRGRYRPLAEDQRSARGLASWALSAVRPVLSDRSVSRRLRAR; this comes from the coding sequence ATGAGTGAGCAGGGGCGGGAGCCGAGAGCGCCGTTCGGGGTGGCCGAAGTGACGGGGCCGTCCATGTATCCGACGCTCAGGCACGGCGATCAACTGCTGGTGCACTACGGCGCCGAGGTGAAGCCCGGGGACATCGCCGTGCTGCGCCATCCCCTCCAGCAGGATCTGCTCATCGTGAAGCGGCTGGTGGAGTGGCGCGAGGACGGCTGGTGGGTGCTGGGGGACAACCCGGGGGCCGAGGGCGACAGCCGGGTGTTCGGATCGGTGCCCCACGAACTGCTGCTGGGGCGGGTGCGGGGGAGATACCGCCCGCTCGCGGAGGATCAGCGATCCGCCCGCGGGCTCGCCTCCTGGGCACTCTCCGCGGTACGTCCCGTACTCTCCGACCGCTCGGTCTCCAGGCGCTTGCGGGCCCGGTAG
- a CDS encoding class I SAM-dependent methyltransferase, which yields MPDREERFRIMLDMVEATVGPEPRVLDLACGTGSITDRVLKRFPKATSTGVDLDPALLTIARGSFAADDRVTFVTADLTDPDWTSHLPYDAYDAVLTATALHWLRSGPLATLYGQLASLVRTDGVFMNADHMIDRTTPRINAVERAHRHVQMERAKESGAVDWAEWWALAGQDPVLAEPTARRYEIYGEHADGETPSARWHAETLRTAGFGEARPVWCSPSDTLLLALK from the coding sequence ATGCCCGACCGCGAGGAGCGGTTCCGGATCATGCTGGACATGGTCGAGGCCACGGTGGGCCCCGAACCACGAGTGCTGGACCTCGCGTGCGGTACGGGAAGTATTACGGACCGGGTCCTCAAGCGGTTCCCGAAGGCCACCAGCACGGGTGTCGACCTGGACCCCGCCCTGTTGACCATCGCCCGGGGCTCCTTCGCCGCCGACGACCGCGTCACCTTCGTCACCGCCGATCTGACCGACCCCGACTGGACGTCGCACCTGCCGTACGACGCGTACGACGCCGTGCTCACCGCGACCGCCCTGCACTGGCTGCGCAGCGGACCGCTCGCCACCCTCTACGGGCAGCTCGCCTCGCTCGTGCGCACCGACGGCGTCTTCATGAACGCCGACCACATGATCGACCGCACCACCCCGCGCATCAACGCCGTCGAGCGCGCCCACCGGCACGTCCAGATGGAGCGAGCCAAGGAATCCGGAGCGGTCGACTGGGCCGAATGGTGGGCACTGGCCGGTCAGGACCCCGTCCTGGCGGAGCCCACCGCCCGCCGGTACGAGATCTACGGCGAGCACGCGGACGGCGAGACCCCCTCGGCCCGGTGGCACGCCGAGACGCTGCGCACGGCCGGCTTCGGCGAGGCCCGCCCGGTCTGGTGCTCACCCTCGGACACCCTGCTGCTCGCGCTGAAGTGA
- a CDS encoding CGNR zinc finger domain-containing protein — protein sequence MELAYYSDYAVRLVNTEEPARNKDSLTSVDAVRELFGESTQSARRATDADVTRFRSVRGRLRAVFTAADGGDETGAVDLLNSLLLEFPVSPQISGHDFRDDDGRPKWHMHLADHPSNATAGYAAIAAMGLAFHLTEYGVDRLGLCQALPCRNAYLDTSTNRSRRYCSDRCATRANVAAYRARKRLETERSESTGRTAESAQEASPRADR from the coding sequence GTGGAACTGGCCTATTACTCGGACTACGCCGTGCGCCTGGTCAACACCGAGGAGCCGGCCCGTAACAAGGACTCCCTCACCTCGGTGGACGCCGTACGGGAACTGTTCGGCGAGTCCACACAGTCCGCGCGCCGCGCGACCGACGCGGACGTCACCCGGTTCCGTTCCGTACGGGGCCGGCTGCGGGCGGTCTTCACGGCGGCCGACGGCGGCGACGAGACGGGAGCCGTCGACCTGCTGAACTCGCTGCTGCTGGAGTTTCCGGTCAGCCCGCAGATCTCCGGCCACGACTTCCGGGACGACGACGGCCGCCCGAAGTGGCACATGCACCTGGCCGACCACCCGTCGAACGCGACCGCCGGATACGCCGCGATCGCCGCGATGGGTCTGGCGTTCCACCTCACGGAGTACGGGGTCGACCGGCTCGGTCTGTGCCAGGCGCTGCCCTGCCGCAACGCCTACCTCGACACCTCCACCAACCGCTCCCGGCGCTACTGCTCGGACCGCTGCGCGACCCGTGCCAACGTGGCCGCCTACCGGGCCCGCAAGCGCCTGGAGACCGAGCGGTCGGAGAGTACGGGACGTACCGCGGAGAGTGCCCAGGAGGCGAGCCCGCGGGCGGATCGCTGA
- a CDS encoding amino acid ABC transporter ATP-binding protein: MNPMVKAEGVHKSFGSVEVLKGIDLEVAPREVFCLIGPSGSGKSTFLRCINHLEKINAGRLSVDGELVGYRQKGDKLYELKDSEVAVKRRDIGMVFQRFNLFPHMTAIANVMEAPIQVKGESRAVARARAERLLDRVGLADKAGNYPSQLSGGQQQRVAIARALAMEPKLMLFDEPTSALDPELVGDVLDVMRGLAEDGMTMIVVTHEMGFAREVGDALVFMDDGVVVESGHPREVLTNPQHDRTKSFLSKVL, translated from the coding sequence ATGAACCCCATGGTCAAGGCGGAAGGCGTCCACAAGTCCTTCGGATCCGTCGAAGTCCTGAAGGGAATCGACCTCGAGGTCGCGCCGCGTGAGGTCTTCTGCCTGATCGGTCCGTCCGGCTCCGGCAAGTCGACCTTCCTGCGGTGCATCAATCACCTGGAGAAGATCAACGCCGGCCGGCTGTCCGTCGACGGCGAGCTGGTCGGCTATCGCCAGAAGGGCGACAAGCTCTACGAGCTCAAGGACAGCGAAGTCGCTGTGAAACGCCGGGACATCGGCATGGTCTTCCAGCGCTTCAACCTGTTCCCGCACATGACGGCCATCGCGAACGTCATGGAGGCGCCGATCCAGGTCAAGGGCGAGTCGAGGGCCGTGGCCCGGGCGCGCGCCGAGCGGCTGCTGGACCGCGTGGGCCTGGCCGACAAGGCCGGGAACTACCCCTCGCAGCTCTCCGGCGGCCAGCAGCAGCGGGTGGCGATCGCCCGTGCGCTGGCGATGGAGCCGAAGCTGATGCTCTTCGACGAGCCGACCTCCGCGCTCGACCCGGAGCTGGTCGGCGACGTGCTGGACGTCATGCGGGGTCTCGCCGAGGACGGCATGACGATGATCGTCGTGACGCACGAGATGGGCTTCGCCCGTGAGGTCGGCGACGCGCTGGTCTTCATGGACGACGGTGTGGTGGTCGAGTCCGGCCATCCCCGCGAGGTCCTGACGAACCCGCAGCACGACCGGACGAAGTCGTTCCTGTCGAAGGTGCTCTAG
- a CDS encoding epoxide hydrolase family protein, with product MDTDTSAQIRPFRIEIPQADIDDLRDRLRRTRWGAEVPGTGWSRGVPAGYLQGLAEYWAENYDWRAAEKALNEFPQFIAEIDGQNIHFLHVRSENPDATPLLLMHDWPASIIEYVEVIRPLSEDFHVVVASTPGVGFSGPLSAPGWNNGRIAAAYTELMSLLGYGRYGVQGTGGGAWIATEMGRQAPDRVIGIHVNGFIVFPSDDPADFEGLTEAEQGRLARLQNFRDDMMGFNVIQSTRPHTLAHGLHDSPVGQLAWIVEKFKEWTDAEKDLPEDAVGRDHLLTNVSLYWFTATAGSSANLYYESAHDPAAWAPKERGTVPTGVAVALTTDIAIRRFAEREHNITYWSELERGGNFLPLEQPDLFTQDVRDFFRSLD from the coding sequence ATGGACACCGACACCTCCGCACAGATCCGCCCCTTCCGCATCGAGATCCCGCAGGCCGACATCGACGACCTGCGCGACCGGCTGCGCCGCACCCGCTGGGGCGCCGAGGTCCCGGGCACCGGCTGGAGCCGCGGCGTGCCGGCCGGCTATCTGCAAGGGCTCGCCGAGTACTGGGCCGAGAACTACGACTGGCGCGCGGCCGAGAAGGCGCTCAACGAGTTCCCGCAGTTCATCGCCGAGATCGACGGGCAGAACATCCACTTCCTGCATGTGCGCTCCGAGAACCCGGACGCCACACCGCTGCTGCTGATGCACGACTGGCCCGCCTCGATCATCGAGTACGTCGAGGTGATCCGTCCGCTCTCCGAGGACTTCCACGTCGTCGTCGCGAGTACGCCCGGCGTGGGCTTCTCCGGTCCGCTCAGCGCGCCGGGATGGAACAACGGCCGCATCGCCGCCGCGTACACCGAGCTCATGTCCCTTCTCGGGTACGGGCGTTACGGCGTCCAGGGCACCGGCGGCGGCGCCTGGATCGCGACCGAGATGGGCCGGCAGGCGCCGGACCGCGTCATCGGCATCCACGTCAACGGCTTCATCGTCTTCCCGTCCGACGACCCCGCCGACTTCGAGGGTCTGACCGAAGCCGAACAGGGCCGCCTCGCCCGGCTCCAGAACTTCCGCGACGACATGATGGGCTTCAACGTCATCCAGTCGACCCGCCCGCACACCCTGGCGCACGGACTGCACGATTCGCCGGTCGGTCAACTGGCCTGGATCGTCGAGAAGTTCAAGGAGTGGACGGACGCCGAGAAGGACCTGCCCGAGGACGCGGTCGGACGGGACCACCTGCTGACCAACGTGAGTCTGTACTGGTTCACGGCCACCGCGGGCTCGTCCGCGAACCTCTACTACGAGTCGGCTCACGACCCGGCGGCGTGGGCCCCCAAGGAGCGCGGGACCGTACCGACAGGAGTCGCGGTGGCGCTGACCACCGACATCGCCATCCGCCGCTTCGCCGAGCGCGAGCACAACATCACGTACTGGTCGGAGCTGGAGCGCGGCGGCAACTTCCTTCCCCTGGAGCAGCCGGACCTCTTCACCCAGGACGTACGTGACTTCTTCCGTTCCCTGGACTGA
- a CDS encoding NAD(P)-dependent malic enzyme — translation MAAEIVNPRSDSGSESAPEEPFDPAFALHRGGKMAIQATVPVRDKDDLSLAYTPGVAKVCSAIAEQPELVHDYTWKSQVVAVVTDGTAVLGLGDIGPEASLPVMEGKAILFKQFGGVDAVPIALATTDTDEIVETVVRLAPSFGGVNLEDISAPRCFEIERKLQERLDIPVFHDDQHGTAVVTLAALRNAAKLTGRGLGELRAVISGAGAAGVAIAKFLLEAGLGDVAVADRKGIVSRDRQDLNSVKRELAEITNKAGLSGSLETALAGADVFIGVSGGTVPEAAVASMAPGAYVFAMANPNPEVHPDVAHKYAAVVATGRSDFPNQINNVLAFPGIFAGALQVRASRITEGMKIAAANALADVVGDQLAADYVIPSPFDERVAPAVTAAVAAAARAEGVARR, via the coding sequence ATGGCAGCGGAGATCGTCAATCCTCGCAGCGACAGCGGTTCGGAGAGTGCTCCCGAAGAGCCCTTCGATCCGGCCTTCGCGCTGCATCGCGGCGGCAAGATGGCCATCCAGGCCACCGTGCCGGTGCGGGACAAGGACGACCTGTCCCTCGCGTACACACCCGGCGTCGCCAAGGTGTGCAGCGCGATCGCCGAGCAGCCCGAGCTCGTCCACGACTACACCTGGAAGTCCCAGGTCGTCGCCGTCGTGACGGACGGGACCGCGGTGCTCGGTCTCGGCGACATCGGCCCGGAAGCCTCTCTTCCGGTGATGGAGGGGAAAGCGATCCTCTTCAAGCAGTTCGGCGGCGTGGACGCGGTCCCGATCGCGCTCGCCACGACCGACACGGACGAGATCGTCGAGACCGTCGTGCGCCTGGCGCCCTCTTTCGGCGGAGTGAACCTCGAGGACATCTCGGCGCCCCGCTGCTTCGAGATCGAGCGCAAGCTCCAGGAGCGCCTGGACATCCCCGTCTTCCACGACGACCAGCACGGCACGGCGGTCGTCACCCTCGCGGCCCTGCGGAACGCGGCGAAGCTGACCGGGCGCGGCCTGGGCGAGCTGCGCGCCGTGATCTCCGGCGCGGGCGCGGCCGGGGTGGCCATCGCGAAGTTCCTGCTGGAGGCCGGCCTCGGGGATGTGGCGGTCGCCGACCGCAAGGGCATCGTCAGCCGTGACCGCCAGGACCTGAACTCCGTCAAGCGTGAGCTCGCGGAGATCACCAACAAGGCCGGGCTGAGCGGCTCCCTGGAGACCGCGCTGGCCGGCGCGGACGTCTTCATCGGCGTCTCCGGCGGGACCGTGCCCGAGGCGGCCGTCGCTTCGATGGCCCCCGGCGCGTACGTCTTCGCCATGGCCAACCCGAACCCGGAGGTCCACCCCGACGTCGCGCACAAGTACGCGGCCGTCGTGGCGACCGGTCGCAGCGACTTCCCGAACCAGATCAACAACGTGCTGGCCTTCCCGGGGATCTTCGCGGGCGCACTCCAGGTGCGGGCGTCGCGGATCACCGAGGGCATGAAGATCGCCGCGGCGAACGCGCTGGCCGACGTCGTGGGTGACCAGCTCGCCGCCGACTACGTCATCCCGTCGCCGTTCGACGAGCGGGTCGCTCCCGCGGTGACGGCGGCGGTCGCGGCGGCGGCGCGCGCCGAGGGTGTCGCACGGCGCTGA
- the sodN gene encoding superoxide dismutase, Ni, translating into MLSRLFAPKVKVSAHCDLPCGVYDPAQARIEAESVKAVQEKYQANEDPHFRARATVIKEQRAELAKHHVSVLWSDYFKPPHFEKYPELHQLVNDALKALSTAKGSTDPATGQKALDYIAQIDKIFWETKKA; encoded by the coding sequence ATGCTTTCCCGCCTGTTTGCCCCCAAGGTGAAGGTCAGCGCCCACTGCGACCTGCCTTGCGGTGTCTACGACCCGGCCCAGGCCCGCATCGAGGCCGAGTCGGTCAAGGCCGTCCAGGAGAAGTACCAGGCCAACGAGGACCCGCACTTCCGGGCCCGCGCCACGGTCATCAAGGAGCAGCGAGCCGAGCTCGCGAAGCACCACGTCTCGGTGCTCTGGAGCGACTACTTCAAGCCGCCGCACTTCGAGAAGTACCCGGAGCTGCACCAGCTGGTGAACGACGCGCTCAAGGCGCTGTCGACCGCCAAGGGCTCGACGGACCCGGCGACGGGCCAGAAGGCGCTGGACTACATCGCCCAGATCGACAAGATCTTCTGGGAGACCAAGAAGGCTTGA
- a CDS encoding glycoside hydrolase family 5 protein, whose product MRARRTIRTLIGCLLLSVAGIPVPAAAAGPPAAVGGGPPGASSGGPALVSSAVGASGPVGASAASGAVGPSGIPPLLDDRGRTLTLRGWNVEDKTGRGDQALKAITEKHFRDLRANGFNFARLLVFWDDLEPRRGHYSAEYLRRIERVLDWARAHGIQVLIDAHQDVFGPAFGHRGIPAWATRTDGLPFTPHPDDWFAEYFEPAVQRAFTHLYEDDDLRRAQAQMWRVLAGRLGDHPAVFGYDLINEPMGELRQGEDLPTAARRIERDQLTPMYNRLADAVRSVDDESRLFIEPTPIVGEGVPTGLGRIDDPGVVYAPHFYNAAMEAGADYDPSAGWIESYETAVTVYPRTYGVPVVVGEWGPLNNSLPNMGRFYRDALTSLNRYSSGWAGYVWCYGGGYCALDERGRFRTNKEQTATPYAAAVAGRVISDAHDPGLVPGLAPGQDPGLVSGQDPGIDPGLGTYRLTYRASMRPGTTEISLPPSASERRISVTGPAVADIRTAVAGRSHRVRVAALPGARITVSVTPVGRR is encoded by the coding sequence ATGCGCGCACGCCGAACGATCCGGACACTGATCGGCTGCCTCCTCCTGTCGGTGGCGGGGATCCCGGTCCCCGCCGCGGCCGCCGGTCCGCCCGCTGCCGTGGGCGGCGGTCCGCCTGGGGCGTCCTCGGGCGGACCGGCGCTTGTCTCCTCTGCCGTGGGTGCCTCCGGCCCCGTGGGTGCCTCCGCCGCCTCGGGCGCCGTGGGCCCGAGTGGTATTCCGCCGCTTCTGGACGACCGGGGGCGGACCCTCACGCTGCGAGGCTGGAACGTCGAGGACAAGACCGGCCGCGGAGACCAGGCCCTGAAGGCGATCACGGAGAAGCACTTCCGTGATCTGCGGGCGAACGGCTTCAACTTCGCCCGTCTGCTGGTCTTCTGGGACGATCTCGAACCCCGCCGCGGCCACTACAGCGCGGAGTATCTGCGCAGGATCGAGCGGGTGCTCGACTGGGCCCGCGCCCATGGCATCCAGGTGCTGATCGACGCCCACCAGGACGTCTTCGGTCCCGCCTTCGGTCACCGCGGGATCCCCGCCTGGGCGACCCGCACCGACGGCCTCCCCTTCACCCCGCATCCCGACGACTGGTTCGCCGAGTACTTCGAACCCGCCGTGCAGCGCGCGTTCACCCATCTCTACGAGGACGACGATCTGCGCCGGGCCCAGGCGCAGATGTGGCGCGTCCTCGCCGGCCGGTTGGGGGACCACCCGGCCGTCTTCGGCTACGACCTGATCAACGAGCCCATGGGGGAACTCCGACAGGGCGAGGATCTCCCCACGGCGGCCCGCCGCATCGAACGCGATCAGCTGACGCCGATGTACAACCGCCTCGCGGACGCGGTGCGTTCGGTGGACGACGAGAGCCGTCTCTTCATCGAGCCGACGCCGATCGTCGGCGAGGGGGTACCGACCGGCCTCGGGCGGATCGACGACCCTGGGGTCGTCTACGCACCGCACTTCTACAACGCCGCGATGGAGGCGGGCGCGGACTACGACCCCTCGGCGGGCTGGATCGAGTCGTACGAGACGGCCGTCACCGTCTACCCCCGTACGTACGGCGTACCGGTGGTGGTGGGGGAGTGGGGTCCCCTCAACAACTCCCTTCCGAACATGGGGCGCTTCTACCGTGACGCCCTGACTTCTCTGAACCGCTACAGCTCGGGCTGGGCAGGCTATGTCTGGTGCTACGGCGGCGGGTACTGCGCGCTGGACGAACGCGGCCGCTTCCGCACGAACAAGGAGCAGACGGCGACCCCCTATGCCGCCGCGGTCGCGGGCCGTGTGATCTCCGACGCGCACGACCCCGGCCTCGTTCCCGGCCTTGCCCCCGGGCAGGACCCCGGCCTTGTCTCCGGGCAGGACCCCGGGATCGATCCCGGGCTCGGGACCTATCGGCTGACGTACCGGGCGTCGATGCGGCCCGGCACGACGGAGATCTCGCTGCCGCCGAGCGCGTCCGAACGGCGGATCTCCGTGACCGGACCGGCTGTCGCCGACATCCGCACCGCCGTGGCCGGCCGGTCGCACCGGGTGCGTGTCGCAGCCCTCCCCGGCGCGCGCATCACCGTCTCCGTCACTCCTGTCGGACGACGATGA
- a CDS encoding MBL fold metallo-hydrolase: protein MIDFRTSSPVAGTLDVPWHAGWPSPKHDPAPEIQVHAYGEHTAILRQNKSVHFEAPFLFLLFGNERALLLDSGATADPAHFPLRATVDELIEGWLSRHPRTPGSAPYGLVVAHTHGHGDHIAGDLQFADRPHTEIVGPSLAEVREFFGFRDWPDGQVELDLGGRVLDLLPGPGHQEAAVVFHDRYTGLLFTGDSLYPGRVYVEDTAAFATTVDRLIAFCETRPVTHVLGCHIEMTTVPDHDYPRGTTYQPDEPPLQLTPGHLRRLGKALAEGESRCGDFIVVRQE from the coding sequence GTGATCGATTTCCGCACGTCCTCACCCGTGGCCGGCACCCTCGACGTCCCCTGGCATGCCGGCTGGCCCTCTCCGAAGCACGACCCCGCTCCGGAGATACAGGTGCATGCGTACGGCGAGCACACCGCGATCCTGCGGCAGAACAAGTCGGTGCACTTCGAAGCCCCGTTCCTCTTCCTGCTGTTCGGGAACGAACGCGCGCTGCTGCTGGACTCCGGCGCGACCGCCGACCCCGCCCACTTCCCGCTGCGCGCGACCGTCGACGAGCTGATCGAGGGCTGGCTGTCCCGCCATCCCCGCACCCCGGGAAGCGCGCCGTACGGACTGGTCGTGGCCCACACCCATGGGCACGGCGACCACATCGCGGGTGATCTTCAGTTCGCGGACCGCCCGCACACGGAGATCGTGGGGCCGTCGCTCGCCGAGGTGCGGGAGTTCTTCGGCTTCCGGGACTGGCCGGACGGGCAGGTGGAGCTGGATCTGGGCGGCCGGGTGCTGGATCTGCTGCCCGGCCCCGGCCACCAGGAGGCGGCCGTGGTCTTCCACGACCGGTACACCGGGCTGCTGTTCACCGGCGACTCGCTCTACCCGGGCCGGGTGTACGTCGAGGACACAGCCGCCTTCGCCACGACCGTGGACCGCCTGATCGCCTTCTGCGAGACGAGACCGGTCACCCATGTGCTCGGCTGCCACATAGAGATGACGACCGTCCCCGACCACGACTATCCCCGGGGCACCACGTATCAGCCGGACGAACCGCCGCTCCAGCTGACGCCCGGGCATCTGCGCCGGCTGGGCAAGGCGCTGGCGGAGGGCGAGAGCCGGTGCGGGGACTTCATCGTCGTCCGACAGGAGTGA
- a CDS encoding ABC transporter substrate-binding protein has translation MTASTTRRTTAARTRIAAVGAIAVAGAMLLTACGDQTGSDSGSDSTQTSAAPLADKLPQSIRDKGVIKVGSDIAYPPVEFKDGAGKTAGIDPDLAAAMGKQLGVTFQFENGTFDTLITGLRAKRYDIAMSAMTDTKDRQDGVDSATGKKVGEGVDFVDYFSAGVSIYTKKGADKGIASWSDLCGKKIVVQRGTVSEDLAKAESKKCTEGGKGAIAIEAFDNDQQAQTRLRAGGADAGSSDYPVAAYAVKTSGGGKDFQLVGEQVEAAPYGIAVAKGNEELRDALKAAMDAIIKNGEYKKVMDKWGVSAGMVTEAKVNGGS, from the coding sequence ATGACCGCAAGCACCACTCGTCGTACGACCGCCGCCAGGACCCGGATCGCCGCGGTCGGCGCCATCGCGGTCGCGGGCGCGATGCTCCTCACCGCCTGCGGTGACCAGACAGGCAGCGATTCGGGTAGCGACTCCACCCAGACGAGCGCGGCCCCGCTCGCCGACAAGCTTCCGCAGTCGATCCGCGACAAGGGCGTCATCAAGGTCGGTTCGGACATCGCGTACCCGCCGGTAGAGTTCAAGGACGGCGCCGGCAAGACGGCAGGTATCGACCCGGACCTCGCCGCCGCCATGGGCAAGCAGCTCGGTGTGACGTTCCAGTTCGAGAACGGCACCTTCGACACGCTGATCACTGGCCTGCGGGCCAAGCGGTACGACATCGCGATGTCGGCGATGACCGACACCAAGGACCGTCAGGACGGTGTCGACTCCGCGACCGGCAAGAAGGTCGGCGAGGGTGTCGACTTCGTCGACTACTTCAGCGCCGGCGTCTCGATCTACACCAAGAAGGGCGCCGACAAGGGCATCGCCTCCTGGTCGGACCTGTGCGGCAAGAAGATCGTCGTGCAGCGCGGCACCGTCTCCGAAGACCTGGCCAAGGCCGAGTCGAAGAAGTGTACGGAGGGCGGCAAGGGTGCGATCGCCATCGAGGCCTTCGATAATGACCAGCAGGCCCAGACCCGTCTGCGGGCCGGCGGCGCCGACGCCGGTTCCTCCGACTACCCGGTCGCGGCCTACGCCGTGAAGACCTCTGGTGGCGGCAAGGACTTCCAGCTCGTGGGCGAGCAGGTCGAGGCCGCCCCGTACGGCATCGCGGTCGCCAAGGGCAACGAGGAGCTGCGCGATGCCCTCAAGGCCGCCATGGACGCGATCATCAAGAACGGCGAGTACAAGAAGGTCATGGACAAGTGGGGCGTCAGTGCTGGAATGGTCACCGAAGCCAAGGTCAACGGCGGTTCCTGA
- a CDS encoding zinc-binding dehydrogenase — MFAAYAARIDRDAPLNGLELGERPAPEARPGWTTVTVKAASLNHHDLWSLRGVGLAEDKLPMILGCDAAGIDADGNEVVVHSVIGQTGHGVGPDEPRSILTERYQGTFAEQVSVPAWNVLPKPKELTFEQAACLPTAWLTAYRMLFTNAGVRPGDSVLVQGAGGGVATAAIALGKAAGLRVYATSRDEAKRKRAVELGAEEAYEPGARLPRRVDAVIETVGAATWSHSVKSLRPGGTLVISGATSGDRPSHAELTRIFFLELKVVGSTMGSKDELEDLLSFCAATGLRPVIDEVLPLDRAREGFERMAGGDLFGKIVLTPS, encoded by the coding sequence ATGTTCGCCGCCTACGCCGCCCGCATCGACCGTGACGCCCCGTTGAACGGCCTCGAACTGGGTGAACGCCCCGCGCCCGAGGCCCGTCCCGGCTGGACCACCGTCACCGTCAAAGCCGCCTCCCTCAACCACCACGACCTCTGGTCGCTCCGGGGCGTCGGCCTCGCCGAGGACAAGCTGCCGATGATCCTCGGCTGCGATGCCGCCGGCATCGACGCCGACGGCAACGAGGTGGTCGTCCACTCCGTGATCGGACAGACGGGTCACGGCGTCGGCCCCGACGAGCCGCGCTCGATCCTGACCGAGCGCTACCAGGGCACCTTCGCCGAGCAGGTCTCCGTCCCGGCCTGGAACGTGCTGCCCAAGCCGAAGGAACTGACCTTCGAGCAGGCGGCCTGCCTCCCGACCGCCTGGCTCACCGCCTACCGCATGCTCTTCACCAACGCCGGTGTCCGGCCCGGTGATTCGGTCCTCGTCCAGGGCGCGGGCGGTGGCGTCGCCACTGCCGCGATCGCGCTCGGCAAGGCGGCGGGCCTGCGGGTGTACGCCACCAGCCGCGACGAGGCCAAGCGCAAGCGCGCCGTCGAACTGGGCGCCGAGGAGGCGTACGAGCCGGGCGCGCGACTGCCCCGGCGCGTGGACGCCGTCATCGAGACGGTCGGTGCCGCGACCTGGTCCCACTCGGTCAAGTCGCTGCGCCCGGGCGGAACCCTGGTGATCTCCGGCGCGACGAGCGGCGACCGCCCCTCGCACGCCGAACTCACCCGGATCTTCTTCCTGGAGCTCAAGGTGGTCGGCTCGACGATGGGCTCCAAGGACGAACTGGAAGACCTCCTCTCCTTCTGTGCGGCGACCGGTCTGCGTCCGGTGATCGACGAGGTCCTGCCCCTGGACCGGGCCCGTGAGGGGTTCGAGCGGATGGCCGGCGGCGACCTCTTCGGGAAGATCGTGCTGACGCCCTCTTGA
- a CDS encoding amino acid ABC transporter permease — MTDIKKTDPADAVPSAGPEAIKAIPVRHYGRYVTAVLAIAAFAAIVYAFSQGKINWGAVPDYFFDERIVDGMGQTLLLTVLSMAIGIVGGIVLAVMRLSHNPVTSSIAWFYIWFFRGTPVLVQLFVWFNLGLVFEYVNLGPFYKDEWSDFMTPLLTALLGLGLNEAAYMAEICRAGLLSVDEGQTEASHALGMSHGKTLRRVVIPQAMRVIVPPTGNEVINMLKTTSLVAAVQYYELLRQAQDIGQTSGAPVEMLFLAAAWYLIMTSILSVGQYYLERYYARGSSRSLPLTPWQKVRTTVFSFRRPKGVSS; from the coding sequence GTGACTGACATCAAGAAGACGGATCCGGCGGACGCCGTGCCGTCCGCCGGACCGGAGGCCATCAAGGCCATCCCGGTCCGGCACTACGGCCGGTACGTGACCGCCGTCCTCGCGATCGCCGCATTCGCCGCGATCGTCTATGCCTTCTCCCAAGGCAAGATCAACTGGGGCGCCGTCCCCGACTACTTCTTCGACGAGCGCATCGTCGACGGCATGGGTCAGACACTGCTTCTGACCGTGCTGTCCATGGCCATCGGCATCGTCGGCGGCATCGTCCTTGCGGTGATGCGGCTCTCCCACAACCCGGTGACTTCATCGATCGCCTGGTTCTACATCTGGTTCTTCCGGGGCACCCCGGTCCTGGTCCAGTTGTTCGTCTGGTTCAACCTCGGTCTCGTCTTCGAGTACGTGAATCTCGGCCCGTTCTACAAGGACGAGTGGTCGGACTTCATGACGCCGCTGCTGACGGCGCTGCTGGGCCTGGGACTCAACGAGGCCGCGTACATGGCCGAGATCTGCCGTGCCGGCCTCCTGTCGGTCGACGAAGGTCAGACCGAGGCCTCGCATGCACTCGGCATGAGCCACGGCAAGACCCTGCGCCGGGTGGTGATCCCGCAGGCGATGCGGGTGATCGTGCCACCGACGGGCAACGAGGTCATCAACATGCTGAAGACGACCTCGCTGGTAGCGGCTGTGCAGTACTACGAACTGCTGCGCCAGGCCCAGGACATCGGCCAGACCTCCGGTGCGCCGGTGGAAATGCTCTTCCTGGCCGCAGCGTGGTACCTGATCATGACGTCGATCCTCAGTGTCGGTCAGTACTACCTCGAGCGGTACTACGCACGCGGTTCGAGCCGCAGCCTTCCCCTCACCCCCTGGCAGAAGGTCAGGACCACCGTGTTCTCGTTCCGCCGCCCGAAGGGAGTTTCGTCATGA